In Pseudobacter ginsenosidimutans, the following are encoded in one genomic region:
- a CDS encoding Crp/Fnr family transcriptional regulator, translating into MSAATRPTATELQPVFELFNVLHPIGKRVEIYLQKNIYCCEIKKGELLVKSGEVCDSIYFIKRGVLRGFIEEGSREITTWLTVENEIVATITGFLLRKPTMENIQAIEDCELLGIKFEDLNRLYLKYPSFNIVGRKITELYYVYAEQRAYITRFHEAERKYEILMDLYPHYLNRIPLKYIASFLGITIETLSRVRAKAHTRSRKKSVKDL; encoded by the coding sequence ATGAGCGCTGCCACCCGTCCCACTGCAACCGAATTACAACCCGTATTCGAACTCTTCAATGTCTTGCACCCTATCGGCAAAAGGGTGGAGATTTATCTGCAGAAAAATATATACTGTTGCGAAATCAAAAAAGGCGAACTGCTGGTGAAAAGCGGGGAGGTCTGCGATAGCATCTATTTCATCAAACGTGGCGTATTACGCGGTTTTATAGAAGAGGGTAGCAGGGAGATCACTACCTGGCTGACTGTGGAGAATGAGATCGTGGCAACCATCACCGGATTCCTGTTGAGAAAGCCTACCATGGAAAATATCCAGGCGATTGAAGATTGTGAATTGCTTGGTATCAAATTCGAAGACCTGAACCGGCTATACCTCAAGTATCCATCTTTCAATATTGTTGGGCGAAAGATCACGGAGCTTTATTATGTGTATGCAGAACAAAGAGCCTATATCACACGTTTTCATGAAGCAGAAAGAAAATACGAGATCCTGATGGACCTGTATCCTCATTACCTTAATCGCATTCCTCTAAAATACATCGCTTCATTTTTAGGCATTACCATTGAAACCCTTAGCCGGGTAAGGGCCAAAGCGCATACGCGTAGCAGAAAGAAATCTGTCAAAGACCTTTAA
- a CDS encoding BACON domain-containing protein codes for MKSLWLAMSMVIVLGSSCKKDKKEHILSVDKTEVNISGLINGQASLKITSSTNWTIKAAGSADWLQIEPSSGTGDATVQLKNKVTNNSGPAEITLTLSGEGNAPVNIKVTRIPLFHQPILNVLGGSNSEEFNNGAATPDGGYILIGNTYSTDHDFSERPGSERDAIAVKYTATGSLEWKKTYGGNNNDYFYSVIVTQDGGFLLAGSSESDFPDRRGSYDFWITKMDKNGIVQWTRMYGSEENDQAFACVAVNDGYIIAGSVTGAEGDVTDHFGSTDAWIIKLDLTGKLLWQKSHGGSDHESVRSLLRTSDGNFVLAGNYGSSNGSGAEDPHGSQDAWLMKFDANNGNKIWSKRYGGSGIDVLYNVYPVENGELVAVGTSASNDGQLAGKNQGGEDGLVLRVAADGQLQNISLYGGAENDRIQAAVHNREQGLVVAGFTLNDKYGPNKGKADAMLLWINNDGTVVNSKLIGSSGNDLGLLLFKTTNGRYVTGGYFSGEDGDFSTRRGAEDCWSISFQ; via the coding sequence ATGAAATCACTATGGCTGGCCATGAGTATGGTCATTGTATTGGGCTCTTCCTGTAAGAAAGATAAGAAGGAGCACATATTATCGGTAGATAAAACAGAAGTAAATATCTCCGGACTGATTAATGGCCAGGCGAGCCTGAAGATCACATCCAGCACCAACTGGACAATCAAAGCAGCAGGAAGTGCGGACTGGCTGCAGATTGAACCTTCCAGTGGTACAGGAGATGCTACGGTTCAGCTGAAAAACAAAGTAACCAATAACTCGGGACCGGCTGAAATAACGCTTACACTTAGCGGAGAGGGGAATGCTCCCGTTAACATCAAGGTAACCAGGATCCCTTTGTTTCACCAACCTATATTGAATGTTCTCGGAGGCAGCAATAGCGAGGAGTTCAATAATGGCGCTGCAACACCGGATGGTGGATATATATTGATAGGAAATACCTATAGCACCGATCATGATTTTAGTGAACGTCCAGGTTCGGAACGTGATGCCATTGCAGTAAAATATACTGCAACAGGCTCCCTGGAATGGAAAAAGACCTATGGCGGAAACAATAACGACTATTTCTATTCGGTAATCGTTACGCAAGATGGCGGATTCCTGTTAGCAGGTTCCAGTGAAAGTGATTTTCCCGATCGAAGAGGAAGTTATGACTTCTGGATCACTAAAATGGATAAGAATGGTATTGTACAATGGACAAGGATGTATGGGAGCGAAGAAAATGATCAGGCTTTTGCGTGCGTAGCTGTAAATGATGGCTACATCATAGCAGGGAGTGTAACAGGAGCTGAAGGTGATGTCACTGACCATTTTGGTTCCACCGATGCATGGATCATCAAACTGGACCTGACCGGTAAATTACTATGGCAAAAATCACATGGAGGTTCAGACCATGAGAGTGTGAGAAGTCTGCTCCGTACATCCGATGGAAATTTTGTATTAGCTGGAAACTATGGCAGCTCCAACGGTAGCGGAGCTGAAGATCCGCATGGTTCACAGGACGCCTGGTTGATGAAATTTGATGCAAATAATGGTAATAAAATTTGGAGCAAAAGATATGGAGGTAGTGGGATCGATGTACTTTACAATGTTTACCCTGTTGAAAATGGGGAACTGGTGGCTGTTGGAACAAGCGCCAGCAATGACGGACAGCTGGCAGGGAAAAATCAGGGGGGAGAAGATGGCCTGGTCCTAAGAGTGGCAGCAGACGGCCAATTGCAAAATATCTCATTATATGGTGGCGCAGAAAACGACCGCATACAAGCAGCAGTTCATAATCGTGAACAGGGATTGGTTGTTGCTGGATTCACGTTAAATGACAAATATGGACCTAATAAAGGAAAGGCTGACGCAATGCTCCTGTGGATCAATAATGATGGCACAGTTGTCAACAGTAAGTTGATCGGTAGTAGTGGCAATGATTTAGGCCTATTGTTATTTAAGACAACGAATGGACGCTATGTGACAGGCGGCTACTTCTCAGGAGAAGATGGCGATTTTTCAACACGTCGCGGCGCAGAGGACTGCTGGTCTATCAGCTTCCAGTAA